Proteins co-encoded in one Bacteroidota bacterium genomic window:
- a CDS encoding tetratricopeptide repeat protein: MMLRKYGVIAVLCLGMSFGYAQKTAAYLDKESLLKDGLELFDKKQFVAAQKSFSDYLALKTSPSLLKTDAEYYAAACAIELFHKDGEWRMREFINEHPESNKVNGAWFYLGKSSYRKKKYEETIKNFEKVDIYKLTKEDLAELYFKRGYSYIETGAQDKAKADLYEIKDVDNKYIYPALYYFSHISYNEKNYETSLQGFTKLVGNETFGPVAPYYITQIYFVQGKYKQVVEAAPKLLNDSNQVQKKSEINRMIGESYYNLKDYSNAITYLKQTELASNLNPEGNYALGYCYYKLKDYNNSITYFEKAVTNEDSLAQSAYYHLGDCFINANLKSKAKNVFYLATTHDFDKKITEDALFSFAKLSYELDFSPFNDAVKAFSKYLKQYPNSPRKDEARKYLINVYSTTKNYDRAIESIESLDSQDPIIKANYEKLVFFKAIEHFNNFELDDAEKQFKKAISINSDLTYNALSQYWLGEISYIRRDYSTSIEIWKNFLLTPNTISLKEFELAHYNLGYAYFQRKEKNDYTNANLEFRKYLMAKTNDDYNKIADANVRAADCYFMNRDFNQAAEYYETAIALNKVDVDYSYYQKALCNGLLKNFKEKINDLKYIESHFPNSNYLGAAIFEIAETYSKDLNDGDNALVYYDHILKNFPKSSFVDPSLSGMGLIYYNRKQDDKAFEYFDIIVKKDPKSAEAREVLPMIKKIFIVKGDIDGMEKYFASNGNPLAINQIEMALFESAREAYYNDENCDVALPKFESYISKFPDGKYISEAHFCFAECSYSKNQFEKALPSYLYIVNKPRSIYSEVSLTKSAYLLYKDKRYSEALPVYKQMQELAESPANKLTAKIGATRCAFNTLQYEIALEEANKVLASEKLTPQQTSEAKYIKAKSLFETNRLDDALTEFKSIAKNSKNVSGAEAMYHIAKIYFNKQDYKEAEKSINNLISFSYTNDDWNTKGMLLIVDCYLAKGELDDAEVILQTIIEGKPKEEYLPEIKKRQDELEEKKKARTAAQAIVQPEMKVEFNTTEGDKNLFTQPKPTTTDSIKVNTPVEIPNQKPE, from the coding sequence ATGATGCTACGAAAGTATGGTGTAATTGCTGTTTTATGTTTAGGCATGTCCTTTGGATATGCACAAAAAACAGCAGCTTACCTCGATAAAGAAAGCTTACTGAAAGACGGGCTTGAATTGTTTGATAAAAAACAATTTGTTGCAGCGCAAAAAAGTTTCTCCGATTATTTGGCTTTAAAAACAAGTCCTTCACTTTTAAAGACGGATGCTGAATATTATGCGGCGGCTTGTGCGATTGAATTATTTCACAAAGACGGAGAGTGGCGTATGCGCGAATTTATTAACGAACACCCTGAAAGCAATAAAGTAAATGGCGCCTGGTTCTATTTAGGAAAATCAAGTTATCGGAAGAAAAAATACGAAGAGACCATTAAAAATTTCGAGAAGGTTGATATTTATAAATTAACGAAAGAAGATTTAGCTGAATTATATTTTAAGCGTGGTTACAGTTATATTGAAACCGGCGCGCAGGATAAAGCTAAAGCTGATTTGTACGAGATCAAGGATGTAGACAATAAATACATCTATCCTGCTCTTTACTATTTTTCTCATATCAGTTATAACGAGAAAAACTACGAAACCTCTTTACAGGGATTCACCAAGTTGGTTGGAAACGAAACATTTGGTCCGGTCGCGCCTTATTATATTACACAAATATATTTTGTACAAGGAAAATACAAACAGGTTGTTGAAGCGGCACCGAAATTATTGAACGATAGTAATCAGGTTCAAAAGAAAAGTGAGATTAACCGCATGATTGGTGAATCGTATTATAATTTAAAAGATTATAGTAATGCGATTACCTATTTAAAACAAACTGAATTAGCGAGTAATTTAAATCCGGAAGGGAATTATGCTTTAGGATATTGTTATTACAAATTGAAGGATTACAATAACTCCATTACTTATTTTGAAAAAGCCGTTACCAATGAAGATAGCTTGGCGCAAAGTGCTTATTACCATCTTGGAGATTGCTTTATCAATGCTAATTTGAAAAGTAAAGCGAAAAATGTTTTCTATCTTGCAACGACACATGATTTTGATAAGAAAATCACAGAAGATGCCTTATTTAGCTTTGCAAAACTCAGTTACGAATTGGATTTTAGTCCGTTTAACGATGCCGTAAAAGCCTTTTCGAAGTATTTAAAGCAATATCCTAACTCTCCTCGCAAAGATGAAGCCAGGAAATATTTAATTAACGTATACTCTACTACTAAAAACTACGACAGAGCCATTGAGAGTATTGAAAGTTTAGACAGTCAGGATCCAATCATTAAAGCGAATTACGAAAAACTGGTTTTCTTTAAAGCCATTGAACATTTCAATAACTTCGAATTAGATGATGCGGAAAAACAATTTAAAAAAGCCATTTCAATCAATTCCGATTTAACTTATAATGCTTTATCTCAATATTGGTTAGGAGAAATATCCTATATAAGACGCGACTATTCTACTTCCATAGAGATCTGGAAAAACTTCTTATTAACACCGAATACCATATCTCTTAAGGAATTTGAATTAGCTCATTATAATTTAGGGTATGCTTATTTCCAGCGAAAAGAGAAAAATGATTACACCAATGCGAATCTGGAATTCAGGAAGTATTTAATGGCAAAAACCAATGATGATTATAACAAGATTGCCGATGCCAATGTAAGAGCTGCGGATTGTTATTTCATGAACAGAGATTTTAATCAGGCAGCTGAATATTATGAAACTGCTATTGCGCTAAATAAGGTAGACGTTGATTATAGTTATTATCAAAAAGCATTGTGTAACGGATTATTAAAAAACTTTAAGGAGAAAATAAATGATTTGAAATACATTGAATCACATTTTCCTAATTCAAACTACTTAGGCGCCGCTATTTTTGAAATCGCTGAAACTTACAGTAAAGATTTAAATGACGGTGATAATGCTTTAGTGTATTATGATCACATTCTTAAAAACTTCCCGAAATCATCGTTTGTTGATCCTTCGTTATCCGGTATGGGATTGATTTATTACAACCGTAAGCAGGATGACAAGGCCTTTGAATATTTTGACATCATTGTAAAGAAAGATCCTAAGAGCGCTGAAGCCAGAGAAGTATTACCAATGATTAAGAAAATATTTATTGTGAAGGGTGATATCGACGGTATGGAAAAATACTTTGCCTCTAACGGAAATCCATTAGCGATTAATCAAATTGAGATGGCTTTGTTTGAAAGTGCACGTGAAGCTTATTATAACGATGAAAACTGTGATGTAGCCTTACCTAAATTTGAAAGTTACATTAGTAAGTTTCCTGACGGGAAATATATTTCAGAAGCGCATTTCTGTTTCGCGGAGTGTTCTTACAGTAAAAATCAATTCGAGAAAGCTTTACCGTCTTACTTATACATCGTAAATAAACCAAGAAGTATTTACAGCGAGGTTTCTTTAACTAAATCGGCTTATTTATTGTATAAGGACAAAAGATATTCTGAAGCATTGCCTGTCTATAAACAAATGCAAGAGCTTGCAGAAAGTCCTGCCAATAAATTAACGGCTAAAATTGGCGCTACGCGTTGTGCTTTTAACACTTTGCAATATGAAATTGCTTTAGAAGAAGCGAACAAAGTATTAGCCAGCGAAAAACTAACACCTCAACAAACCAGTGAAGCGAAATACATAAAAGCAAAATCATTATTTGAAACCAATCGCTTGGATGATGCTTTAACCGAGTTTAAGTCGATTGCCAAAAACTCCAAAAATGTAAGTGGTGCAGAAGCTATGTATCATATCGCTAAAATATACTTTAACAAACAAGACTATAAAGAAGCCGAAAAAAGTATCAATAACTTAATCAGTTTCTCGTATACAAACGACGATTGGAATACCAAAGGCATGCTTTTAATTGTTGATTGTTATTTAGCGAAAGGCGAATTAGATGATGCGGAAGTTATTTTACAAACCATCATTGAAGGCAAACCAAAAGAAGAATACTTACCGGAAATTAAAAAACGCCAGGATGAACTGGAAGAAAAGAAAAAAGCAAGAACTGCCGCTCAAGCTATTGTTCAGCCTGAAATGAAAGTAGAGTTTAATACAACGGAAGGTGATAAAAATTTATTTACGCAGCCTAAGCCTACAACTACTGATAGTATCAAAGTAAATACTCCTGTTGAAATTCCTAACCAAAAACCTGAATAA
- a CDS encoding glycosyltransferase: MINSVNIISFDIPYPANYGGVIDVFYKIKQLHQNGIKIHLHCFEYGRAHAKELEALCEKVYYYKRKTGIMNIFSLLPYNVKSRQSEELAQNLLTNNFPIIFEVLHTCYLMSDVRFEKRLKIYRHSNIEHDYYYHLAQSEKKAFKKVYLNEEARKLKNFEKVVEHANLILAVNEDDTSYFKKNYPKVPCEFLPSFHPNDTVSSLSGKGDYILYNGNLSVSENYAAVLWLLENVFNKINSPIIIAGLNPPAFLYDKIKKMKHVQLIANPSEAQMNKLIEEAHIHVLYTEQATGLKLKLVNVLFKGRFVVCNDKMLQGTGINSNSTLAIGNNPPEMIKAIESLMEMDYNATFMEERKKQVSRFSNQQNAEKLLSLINKPTA; this comes from the coding sequence ATCATCAATTCTGTAAACATAATTTCCTTCGACATTCCCTATCCTGCCAATTATGGCGGTGTAATAGATGTGTTTTATAAAATAAAACAACTGCATCAAAACGGAATAAAAATTCATTTACACTGTTTTGAATATGGAAGGGCGCATGCGAAAGAGTTAGAAGCATTATGTGAGAAAGTATATTATTATAAGCGTAAGACAGGTATCATGAATATCTTTTCTTTGTTGCCTTATAACGTGAAATCAAGGCAATCGGAGGAATTAGCGCAAAATTTATTGACGAATAATTTTCCCATCATTTTTGAAGTACTTCATACATGTTATTTAATGAGTGATGTACGATTCGAAAAACGTTTAAAGATCTATCGCCACAGTAATATCGAACACGATTATTATTATCACTTAGCGCAATCAGAGAAAAAAGCTTTCAAAAAAGTATATCTGAATGAAGAAGCAAGGAAACTTAAGAATTTTGAAAAAGTCGTTGAACATGCGAATCTGATATTGGCAGTTAACGAAGATGATACCTCCTATTTCAAAAAGAATTATCCGAAAGTACCATGCGAGTTTTTACCCAGCTTTCATCCGAACGATACGGTTTCTTCACTATCCGGTAAAGGAGACTATATTTTATACAATGGCAACCTCAGCGTTTCAGAAAATTACGCGGCTGTTTTATGGTTGCTTGAAAATGTATTCAATAAAATAAACTCACCGATTATCATTGCCGGATTGAATCCGCCCGCTTTTTTATATGATAAAATTAAAAAAATGAAGCATGTGCAACTAATTGCCAACCCTTCCGAAGCACAGATGAACAAATTGATTGAAGAGGCGCATATTCATGTACTTTACACCGAACAGGCAACCGGACTCAAATTAAAACTAGTGAATGTGCTATTTAAAGGCCGCTTCGTGGTGTGTAACGATAAAATGCTGCAAGGTACCGGAATTAATAGCAACTCTACGCTGGCGATTGGTAATAACCCACCAGAAATGATTAAAGCTATTGAATCATTAATGGAAATGGATTACAATGCGACTTTCATGGAAGAAAGAAAAAAACAAGTAAGCCGTTTTTCCAATCAGCAAAATGCAGAGAAATTGCTCTCACTGATTAATAAACCAACGGCGTAA
- a CDS encoding MBOAT family protein yields MVFSSITFLVYFLPLFLLAYHLTPNKFKNACILIFSVIFYAWGGPKFIFVILGTTFLDFYLVNAMHNAKTKSAKRQLLIISLAMNLGLLFYFKYCNFFIDNVNALFGADIQWTKVLLPIGISFYTFESITYVVDVYRGIHKPLKNFWHYQTYIIFFPKLIAGPIVRYHDIADQITNREKNYTTDIKLSGFFIFCFGLAKKVIIANTLGMQADAVFKLAPEQIDTAAAWVGAVAYTFQIYFDFSGYSDMAIGLGKIMGFKLPENFKNPYLSFSITEFWRRWHMTLGTWMKNYLYIPLGGNKVTPAKLYRNLVVVFLLSGLWHGASWNFVLWGAFHGLFLVLERLFLNNVYQKIGKAVSTLITFIIVITGWVLFRNEDLSMASHVIKQMYSFNFFDGKFALNNDFWFSCTLACVFSFFAFLPKTQAIQDTVYGEKFTSGTKNALLLTSIALFYISLAYISALDFNPFIYFRF; encoded by the coding sequence ATGGTATTCAGCAGCATTACATTTCTGGTTTATTTCCTGCCATTGTTTTTGCTGGCTTATCATCTCACTCCTAATAAATTCAAAAACGCTTGCATTTTAATTTTTAGCGTTATTTTTTACGCCTGGGGCGGACCAAAATTCATCTTTGTTATTTTAGGCACCACATTTCTGGATTTCTATCTGGTGAATGCCATGCATAATGCAAAAACAAAATCAGCCAAGCGACAGTTATTGATTATTTCGCTGGCCATGAATTTGGGTTTGCTTTTTTATTTCAAGTACTGCAATTTCTTTATTGATAATGTGAATGCCTTATTCGGAGCCGATATTCAATGGACCAAAGTATTGTTACCAATCGGAATTTCGTTTTATACGTTTGAGAGCATTACTTATGTGGTAGATGTTTACCGAGGCATTCATAAACCACTCAAAAATTTCTGGCACTACCAAACTTACATCATCTTCTTCCCTAAATTAATTGCCGGTCCGATTGTGAGATACCATGATATCGCCGACCAAATCACCAACCGTGAAAAGAATTATACCACCGATATTAAATTAAGCGGCTTTTTTATTTTCTGTTTTGGATTGGCTAAAAAAGTAATTATTGCCAATACTTTAGGTATGCAAGCAGATGCAGTTTTTAAATTGGCACCGGAGCAAATAGATACAGCTGCAGCTTGGGTAGGCGCAGTAGCTTATACATTTCAGATTTATTTTGATTTCAGTGGTTATAGTGATATGGCTATTGGTTTGGGAAAAATCATGGGCTTTAAATTGCCGGAGAATTTCAAAAATCCTTATCTCTCTTTTTCCATCACCGAGTTTTGGCGCCGCTGGCACATGACCCTCGGTACCTGGATGAAAAACTATTTATATATCCCATTAGGAGGAAATAAAGTAACACCCGCCAAACTTTACCGCAATTTAGTGGTGGTGTTTTTATTAAGTGGTTTGTGGCACGGCGCAAGCTGGAATTTTGTTTTATGGGGCGCTTTCCACGGATTATTCTTAGTGCTTGAAAGATTATTCTTAAATAATGTATATCAAAAAATCGGCAAGGCCGTTTCAACACTAATTACATTTATTATTGTGATTACCGGCTGGGTTTTATTCCGTAATGAAGATTTATCCATGGCCTCTCATGTCATTAAGCAAATGTATAGTTTCAATTTCTTCGACGGAAAATTTGCATTGAACAATGATTTTTGGTTCTCATGTACTTTGGCTTGTGTTTTTTCATTCTTTGCTTTCCTGCCAAAAACACAGGCCATTCAGGATACCGTTTACGGTGAGAAATTTACTTCAGGAACTAAAAACGCTTTATTATTGACCAGCATCGCTCTTTTCTATATTTCATTAGCTTATATATCAGCATTAGATTTTAATCCATTTATTTATTTCAGATTTTAA
- a CDS encoding S46 family peptidase gives MNLRKALLIFPFIFLSFVSLADEGMWLPQLLNALNIKDMKKNGCKLTAEQIYSVNKSSLKDAIVQFGGGCTAEIISQQGLVLTNHHCGYGAIVYHSTVTKDYLTNGFWAMNKNEEIYTPNLTVTFIKSIEEVTSRVMNNMNANASELQRDSIIKANIKIIEADAIKGTHYGAFVRPFFYGNEYYLFVTETFRDVRLVGAPPASIGKFGGETDNWMWPRHNADFALFRIYAGKDNKPADFSPDNVPYTPKHSLPVSIKGYEKGDFTMVYGFPGRTQEYLTSYAVEMLVNETNPRRVALREKRLAIMEEDMKKSNEVRLMYANAYAGVANYYKKWYGEMQGLKSYNAVEKKREFEKEFLAVANANSAYKGKLDDMFNEFKKIYAEYSTLSKQMDYYSECLMGIDGIRFTMNFINIFNELKKKNAGKDNKFDDLLKTIKKSIPFRNMNKETDIKLCTAMLNEYVKGVEKINRPFYLDSLLSAHNNDGASVAKFLYENSSFIDNTKAKAMLDDFEQNAALYERDPYYKMTAGIVKYYQTAVIPQANYDELHINELQKEYVKAMRDLMKDKKFWPDANSTLRVAYGKVNDYEPRDGVSYKHYTTLDGIMEKEKPGDDEFNVFPKLKELYTKKDYGQYADKDGKLRVAFIASNHTTGGNSGSPVLNAKGELIGTNFDRNWEGTMSDVMYNPNQCRNIVLDVRYTLFIIDKFAGAGYLLQEMNIVSK, from the coding sequence ATGAACCTCAGAAAAGCGCTATTAATTTTTCCTTTCATTTTCTTAAGTTTTGTATCTCTTGCCGATGAAGGCATGTGGCTGCCGCAACTTTTAAATGCTTTAAACATTAAAGACATGAAGAAGAACGGCTGCAAATTAACAGCCGAGCAAATTTACAGCGTTAACAAGTCCAGTTTAAAAGATGCTATCGTTCAGTTTGGCGGCGGTTGTACAGCTGAAATTATTTCGCAGCAAGGATTGGTTTTAACCAATCACCATTGTGGATATGGCGCCATCGTTTATCACAGTACGGTGACCAAAGATTATTTAACCAATGGTTTTTGGGCGATGAATAAGAACGAAGAAATTTATACACCTAATTTGACTGTCACATTTATAAAAAGCATTGAAGAAGTGACAAGCCGCGTGATGAATAACATGAATGCAAACGCTTCCGAGTTACAACGTGATTCCATTATCAAAGCCAACATTAAAATCATCGAAGCGGACGCTATTAAAGGAACACATTATGGTGCTTTTGTTCGTCCGTTTTTCTATGGCAACGAATATTATTTGTTTGTTACCGAAACTTTTCGCGATGTTCGTTTAGTTGGCGCACCTCCTGCGTCCATTGGTAAATTTGGCGGCGAAACCGATAACTGGATGTGGCCGCGACATAATGCGGATTTTGCATTGTTCCGTATTTACGCGGGTAAAGACAATAAGCCGGCTGATTTTTCTCCTGATAATGTTCCTTATACGCCAAAGCATTCACTACCTGTTTCTATTAAAGGTTATGAGAAGGGCGATTTTACCATGGTGTATGGTTTTCCGGGAAGAACTCAGGAGTATTTAACCTCTTACGCGGTTGAAATGTTGGTGAATGAAACCAATCCTCGTCGTGTTGCCTTACGTGAGAAGCGTTTGGCTATCATGGAAGAGGATATGAAGAAAAGTAATGAAGTTCGTTTAATGTACGCGAATGCTTACGCAGGTGTTGCTAACTATTACAAAAAATGGTACGGCGAAATGCAAGGCTTGAAAAGCTATAATGCAGTTGAGAAAAAGCGTGAATTTGAAAAAGAATTTTTGGCAGTGGCCAATGCCAACTCAGCTTACAAAGGTAAACTCGATGATATGTTTAACGAGTTTAAGAAGATTTACGCCGAGTATTCCACTCTCAGCAAACAGATGGATTATTACAGCGAGTGTTTGATGGGAATTGACGGTATACGTTTCACAATGAATTTCATCAATATTTTTAACGAACTGAAAAAGAAAAATGCAGGAAAAGACAATAAGTTTGATGATTTATTGAAGACTATTAAAAAGTCGATTCCTTTCCGGAATATGAATAAGGAAACGGATATTAAACTTTGTACAGCCATGTTAAATGAATATGTGAAAGGTGTAGAGAAAATCAATCGTCCTTTTTATTTGGATTCTTTATTGTCGGCTCACAACAACGACGGTGCTTCCGTTGCTAAGTTTTTATATGAGAACTCCAGTTTTATCGATAATACTAAAGCGAAAGCGATGCTGGATGATTTCGAGCAGAATGCTGCTTTATACGAACGCGATCCGTATTATAAAATGACTGCCGGTATAGTAAAATATTATCAAACGGCTGTTATACCTCAGGCCAATTACGATGAGTTACATATTAATGAATTACAAAAGGAATATGTAAAAGCCATGCGCGATTTGATGAAGGATAAAAAGTTTTGGCCGGATGCGAATTCAACCTTGCGCGTCGCTTATGGTAAAGTGAATGATTACGAACCACGCGACGGCGTATCGTATAAGCATTACACCACTTTAGATGGAATCATGGAGAAGGAAAAGCCGGGTGATGACGAGTTTAATGTGTTTCCAAAATTGAAAGAGTTGTATACGAAGAAAGATTATGGTCAGTACGCCGATAAAGACGGAAAGTTACGCGTTGCATTTATTGCTTCTAATCATACTACAGGCGGTAACAGCGGTAGTCCGGTTTTAAATGCCAAAGGCGAATTAATTGGAACCAATTTCGACAGGAATTGGGAAGGTACGATGAGTGATGTGATGTATAATCCAAATCAGTGCCGCAATATTGTGCTGGATGTTCGTTACACGCTGTTTATCATTGATAAATTTGCAGGTGCGGGTTATCTCTTACAAGAGATGAATATTGTGAGTAAGTAA
- a CDS encoding DUF4465 domain-containing protein yields the protein MKKTITLFLAFFLVQTYAQTVADFESFSLPADSFYYNSTTKDWQTNNAVFQYEWDTNFGGFWSKGFSYTNKNDTANGGFMNLYNCAAGKGYNNSNYYVSAQNNGIIRLKTSTDNKVDGFYITNSTYAYKSMKNGDAFAKKFGGTTGNDPDWFKITIKGFLGGTMKTDSTEFYLADFRSSNNSLDYILKTWQWVNCSNLGVVDSIQFFMYSSDVGSFGMNTPAFFNIDNFTTSKVVGIKENTLFAQFNSYPNPASDNIYFSLISNETFDAEIKIINALGIEVRKENKNIQAGPNNFQLNISELTSGLYFIEMNHQENKHTYKLIKN from the coding sequence ATGAAAAAAACAATTACTTTATTTTTAGCTTTCTTCCTTGTGCAGACTTATGCTCAGACTGTAGCCGATTTCGAATCTTTTAGCTTACCCGCTGATTCATTTTATTACAACTCTACAACAAAAGACTGGCAAACCAACAATGCAGTATTTCAATATGAGTGGGATACCAACTTTGGTGGCTTTTGGAGTAAGGGATTTTCCTATACCAACAAAAACGATACTGCCAATGGAGGATTTATGAATCTATACAATTGCGCCGCAGGAAAAGGTTATAACAACTCCAATTATTATGTAAGCGCGCAAAACAATGGAATCATTCGTTTAAAAACATCTACCGATAACAAAGTAGACGGATTTTATATTACTAACTCAACTTATGCCTATAAATCAATGAAAAATGGTGATGCCTTCGCGAAAAAATTCGGAGGAACAACAGGCAACGATCCGGATTGGTTTAAGATTACCATTAAAGGTTTTTTAGGCGGCACCATGAAAACAGATAGCACAGAATTCTATTTAGCGGATTTTCGTTCAAGTAATAATTCGTTAGATTACATTTTAAAAACATGGCAATGGGTAAATTGTAGTAATCTCGGTGTGGTTGACAGTATTCAGTTTTTTATGTATTCAAGCGATGTGGGAAGTTTTGGAATGAACACACCTGCATTCTTTAATATCGACAATTTCACGACCAGTAAAGTTGTGGGGATAAAAGAAAACACTTTGTTTGCTCAGTTTAATTCCTACCCGAATCCTGCATCTGACAACATTTACTTTTCTCTTATTTCCAACGAAACATTTGATGCGGAAATAAAAATCATCAATGCGCTTGGAATTGAAGTAAGGAAAGAAAACAAAAACATTCAAGCCGGACCAAACAATTTCCAATTAAACATCAGCGAACTGACAAGTGGTTTATATTTCATCGAAATGAATCATCAGGAAAACAAACACACTTATAAATTGATTAAAAATTAA
- a CDS encoding T9SS type A sorting domain-containing protein has product MKSLLLTIFTLFALVSSAQFHGPVGSANSIAMHTDSNAFIAWAKECKVTRGYQDISNTNLGLVTVGDSSFAIGKADAGIVSLGDGGSAIITFSAPISNGPGYDFAVFENAFNDSFLELAFVEVSSDGINFVRFPSVSNSPLNPQFDNNANMDATKLNNLAGKYRALYGTPFDLQELSSSPQLDIDNITHVKIIDVIGNVMPPYVSFDSNNNAINDPWPTPFPQGGFDLDAVGVIHQKAVGIHELENNSLFSFYPNPAKDQINIQLKGVNETASVILTDVLGNIRMEHEFKSNLAVLNMSELSSGIYFISIHSGNQVCSKKIIKE; this is encoded by the coding sequence ATGAAGTCATTACTCCTTACTATATTTACTTTATTCGCGCTTGTTTCCTCGGCTCAATTTCATGGACCGGTGGGAAGCGCTAATTCAATTGCCATGCATACAGACAGTAATGCATTTATTGCATGGGCAAAAGAATGTAAAGTAACTAGGGGTTATCAAGATATTTCCAATACAAACTTAGGACTTGTTACAGTAGGTGATAGCTCCTTTGCCATTGGAAAAGCCGATGCAGGAATTGTAAGTTTGGGTGACGGAGGAAGTGCCATCATAACATTTAGCGCTCCAATTTCAAATGGTCCGGGTTATGATTTTGCAGTTTTTGAGAATGCGTTTAACGATTCATTTTTAGAATTAGCTTTTGTTGAAGTAAGCAGCGATGGTATCAACTTTGTGCGCTTTCCATCGGTTTCTAACTCGCCTTTAAATCCGCAGTTCGATAACAATGCGAATATGGATGCGACTAAACTTAATAATCTGGCAGGAAAATATCGTGCATTATACGGAACACCATTTGATTTACAAGAATTATCCTCATCACCGCAATTAGACATTGACAATATAACACACGTTAAAATCATTGATGTAATTGGGAATGTAATGCCTCCTTACGTTAGTTTTGACTCCAACAACAACGCGATTAACGACCCCTGGCCAACGCCTTTTCCACAAGGAGGATTTGATTTAGATGCTGTAGGCGTGATCCATCAAAAAGCGGTTGGTATTCATGAACTAGAAAATAATTCCTTGTTTAGTTTCTACCCTAACCCTGCAAAAGACCAGATAAACATACAATTGAAAGGTGTTAACGAAACAGCTTCTGTAATTTTAACCGATGTACTTGGAAATATTCGCATGGAACATGAATTCAAATCTAATTTGGCAGTGCTAAACATGAGCGAACTCAGTTCAGGTATTTATTTTATCAGTATACATTCAGGAAATCAAGTTTGCTCTAAAAAAATCATTAAGGAATGA
- a CDS encoding ATP-binding cassette domain-containing protein, whose translation MSTVIKFEKATIFQDERPVIGNLDLEIQKGEFVYLLGKTGSGKSSLLKTIYADLPLINGNGTIAGYNLTSLKSRDIPYLRRKLGIVFQDFQLLGDRNIYENLRFVMKATGWDDETKIKTRIFEVLKKVGLENKENKMPHELSGGEQQRVSIARALVNEPEIILADEPTGNLDPETSEEILKLLKAIADGGSSVLLATHDMLAYQKFKSRTLVCENGELKEKQV comes from the coding sequence ATGAGTACAGTAATTAAGTTTGAAAAAGCTACCATTTTTCAGGATGAAAGGCCTGTGATTGGGAATTTGGATTTGGAAATACAAAAGGGTGAATTCGTTTACCTGCTTGGTAAAACAGGAAGCGGTAAAAGCTCCCTGCTTAAAACCATTTATGCCGATTTACCTCTAATTAATGGAAACGGAACAATTGCCGGCTATAACTTAACGAGCCTCAAAAGTCGTGATATACCTTATTTACGCCGAAAGCTTGGCATCGTGTTTCAGGATTTTCAATTGCTTGGGGATAGAAATATCTATGAGAACTTACGTTTTGTGATGAAAGCTACAGGATGGGATGACGAAACTAAAATTAAAACCCGCATTTTTGAAGTGTTAAAGAAGGTTGGCCTGGAGAATAAGGAAAACAAAATGCCGCATGAGTTATCGGGAGGCGAACAACAACGTGTAAGTATTGCCCGTGCTTTGGTGAACGAACCTGAAATTATTTTAGCGGATGAGCCAACAGGTAACCTGGATCCTGAGACTTCAGAAGAAATTTTAAAATTGTTAAAAGCTATTGCTGACGGGGGAAGCTCTGTTTTACTTGCTACACACGATATGTTGGCCTATCAGAAGTTTAAATCTCGCACTTTAGTATGCGAAAATGGAGAATTGAAGGAGAAGCAGGTTTAG